Proteins co-encoded in one Paraburkholderia terrae genomic window:
- the flgK gene encoding flagellar hook-associated protein FlgK, with protein sequence MSSNLFSIGLSGLNAAQWGLTTTGQNISNQATPGYSVERPVYSESSGQYTGSGYLGSGVSTTTIQRQYSQYLTTELNNAQSQSGSLNTYYNLIAQLNNMVGNPTSGISSAITSYFTGMQNVANDASNPAMRQSAISNAQSLADQINAAGDQYDQLRTNVNTQIGDTVKQINTYSAQIAQLNSQIQSLSAQGQPPNQLLDQRDLAVSNLSQLVGVQVVQGDSGYSVFMGNGQPLVVADKSFNLTTVTSPSDPTETAVAYAGLASQAGTTTPQILPDSVQLGGQIGGLMTFRSQTLDPAEAQLGAIATSFAAQVNAQNSLGIDLNGNKGGALFTVGNPTIFANLKNTGGATLGASLSNPSQPVSGDYTLSYDGANYTLTNRDTGQVVGQAANLTNPIGGMQFSLTGTMNPGDSFTVEPTRGALNGFGLTTSDGAAIAASSPVLVSKGTSNTGTSSVTQGTVSAGYTLPSTTTTLTYDSTTGSISGFPVGSTVTIDGTPPTSYNITAATTPVPYNAAMGASMTITGSTINNVSLQITGTPANGDTFTIAPNPAGGKDGRNAQSISNLVTTKSMGNGTLTLTDSYANYVNDIGNQTNQIQASSKSQTALVTQITTSQQAISGVNINEEAANLLQYQQLYQANSKVIQTAQTLFQTILGIFN encoded by the coding sequence ATGTCGAGTAACCTTTTTAGCATCGGCCTTAGTGGACTCAACGCAGCCCAATGGGGCCTGACGACTACGGGTCAGAACATCTCCAATCAGGCGACGCCCGGCTATTCCGTCGAGCGTCCCGTCTACTCGGAATCGAGCGGACAGTACACGGGCTCCGGCTATCTCGGCAGCGGCGTGTCGACCACGACCATCCAGCGCCAGTACAGCCAGTACCTCACGACCGAACTGAACAACGCGCAGTCGCAGTCCGGTTCGCTCAACACGTACTACAACCTGATCGCGCAGCTCAACAACATGGTCGGCAATCCGACCTCGGGCATTTCGAGCGCGATCACGTCGTACTTCACCGGCATGCAGAACGTCGCGAACGATGCGTCGAATCCCGCGATGCGCCAAAGCGCCATCAGCAACGCGCAATCGTTGGCGGACCAGATCAACGCAGCCGGCGATCAGTACGACCAGCTGCGCACCAACGTCAACACGCAGATCGGCGACACGGTCAAGCAGATCAACACGTACAGCGCGCAAATCGCACAACTGAATTCGCAGATCCAGTCGCTGAGCGCACAAGGCCAGCCGCCCAACCAGTTGCTCGACCAGCGCGACCTCGCCGTGTCGAACCTGTCGCAACTCGTCGGCGTGCAGGTCGTGCAGGGCGATAGCGGCTACAGCGTGTTCATGGGCAACGGCCAGCCGCTCGTCGTCGCCGACAAGAGCTTCAATCTCACAACCGTCACATCGCCGTCGGACCCGACGGAAACGGCCGTTGCCTACGCAGGTCTTGCGAGCCAGGCCGGAACGACGACGCCGCAAATCCTGCCCGACAGCGTTCAGCTGGGAGGGCAGATCGGTGGGCTGATGACGTTCCGTAGCCAGACACTCGATCCCGCCGAAGCGCAACTCGGCGCGATCGCGACAAGCTTCGCCGCGCAGGTCAACGCGCAGAACTCGCTCGGTATCGACCTGAACGGCAACAAAGGCGGCGCGCTGTTCACGGTCGGTAATCCGACCATCTTCGCGAACCTGAAGAATACGGGCGGCGCCACGCTGGGCGCTTCGCTGTCCAATCCGTCGCAGCCCGTATCGGGCGACTACACGCTGTCGTACGACGGCGCGAACTACACCCTGACCAATCGCGATACGGGCCAGGTCGTCGGCCAGGCGGCCAACCTGACCAACCCGATCGGCGGCATGCAGTTCTCGCTGACGGGCACGATGAACCCCGGCGATTCGTTCACCGTCGAGCCGACGCGCGGCGCGCTGAACGGCTTCGGGCTGACGACGAGCGACGGCGCGGCCATCGCGGCTTCGTCGCCCGTTCTGGTGTCGAAGGGCACGTCGAATACGGGCACGTCCTCGGTGACGCAGGGCACGGTGTCGGCGGGCTACACGTTGCCCAGCACGACCACCACGCTGACGTACGACTCGACGACGGGATCGATCTCCGGCTTCCCGGTCGGCTCGACCGTGACCATCGACGGAACGCCGCCGACCTCGTACAACATCACGGCAGCGACGACGCCTGTGCCGTACAACGCGGCCATGGGCGCGTCGATGACGATCACGGGCAGCACGATCAACAACGTGTCGCTGCAGATCACGGGCACGCCCGCGAACGGCGACACCTTCACGATCGCGCCGAACCCGGCGGGCGGCAAGGACGGCCGCAACGCGCAGTCGATCTCGAATCTCGTGACGACGAAGTCGATGGGCAACGGAACGCTCACGCTGACCGACTCGTACGCGAACTACGTGAACGACATCGGCAACCAGACGAACCAGATCCAGGCGTCGAGCAAATCGCAGACGGCACTCGTGACGCAGATCACGACCTCGCAGCAGGCGATTTCCGGCGTGAACATCAACGAGGAAGCGGCGAACCTGCTGCAATACCAGCAGTTGTATCAGGCGAACAGCAAGGTCATCCAGACGGCCCAGACGCTGTTCCAGACGATCCTCGGCATTTTCAATTGA
- a CDS encoding flagellar brake protein, which translates to MNTTQSNGDNREMEGVDFGRRNPLEIGVQLRNLLNRGDFLTVQYKGGQLVTKILEVDVRERTFTFDWGALAEQNRGLLTSPEGHFHATPDGVRVHFVTQTPRETTFEGRPSFEANFPEVLYYVQRREYFRVDAPLLDPYTCRGRLPDGEGFRFEVQDLSLGGMAMRTSDERVATLEHGVQLLDTEVVLGSLGTLQLDLELMSNRAVDLPNGTQRYTLGFRFLSLPGNAENTLQRLITQLEMKRRSLARA; encoded by the coding sequence ATGAATACCACCCAGTCGAATGGTGACAACCGCGAGATGGAAGGCGTCGACTTCGGCCGCCGCAATCCGCTTGAGATCGGTGTGCAACTGCGCAATCTGCTCAATCGCGGCGATTTTCTGACCGTGCAGTACAAGGGCGGCCAGCTTGTGACGAAGATCCTCGAAGTGGACGTGCGAGAGCGAACCTTCACGTTTGACTGGGGCGCGCTTGCCGAGCAGAACCGCGGGCTGCTGACGTCGCCGGAAGGTCATTTTCATGCGACGCCGGATGGTGTGCGCGTGCATTTCGTCACGCAGACGCCGCGCGAGACGACGTTCGAAGGGCGGCCTTCGTTCGAGGCCAATTTTCCTGAGGTTTTGTATTACGTGCAGCGGCGGGAGTATTTCCGCGTCGATGCGCCGTTGCTTGATCCTTATACTTGCCGCGGGCGCTTGCCGGATGGGGAAGGGTTCCGGTTCGAAGTGCAGGATCTGTCGCTTGGCGGTATGGCAATGCGGACGAGTGATGAGCGTGTGGCGACGCTCGAGCATGGGGTTCAGTTGCTCGACACGGAAGTGGTGCTTGGGTCGCTGGGGACGTTGCAGCTCGATCTTGAGTTGATGTCGAATCGGGCAGTGGATCTGCCTAACGGGACGCAGCGTTATACGCTCGGATTTCGGTTTTTGTCCCTGCCCGGGAATGCTGAGAATACCCTTCAGCGGTTGATTACTCAGCTTGAGATGAAGAGGCGCTCGTTGGCGCGGGCGTAA
- the flgJ gene encoding flagellar assembly peptidoglycan hydrolase FlgJ, which translates to MNSDTTRNAANDLTNRFALDTQGFDAMRAQAAANPREAMKSAAKQFDAVFTQMMLKSMRDATPSDGPFDSHDTATFTSMMDQQLSQQMSSKGIGVADAMLKQLMRNSGMSADDANAGNNVAMNALAKAYANPANNGALKMGRGYSANSALTPAVRGDGSSDKVDAFVDKLAAPAQAASAATGIPARFIIGQAALESGWGKREIRKSDGTTSHNIFGIKASDDWNGKTVATVTTEYINGRPQRVVEKFRAYDSYEEAMTDYASFLKSNPRYAQVINSSRDVNGFAQGMQRAGYATDPHYAKKLISIMQKMV; encoded by the coding sequence ATGAACTCCGACACGACGCGCAACGCCGCGAATGACCTGACCAATCGCTTCGCCCTCGACACGCAAGGCTTCGATGCGATGCGCGCGCAGGCCGCGGCGAATCCGCGTGAAGCGATGAAGTCGGCGGCCAAGCAGTTCGACGCCGTTTTCACGCAGATGATGCTGAAGAGCATGCGCGACGCGACGCCGTCCGACGGCCCGTTCGATTCGCACGACACGGCAACCTTCACGTCGATGATGGACCAGCAGCTTTCGCAGCAGATGTCGTCGAAGGGCATTGGTGTTGCCGACGCGATGCTCAAGCAGTTGATGCGCAATTCCGGCATGTCCGCCGACGATGCGAACGCGGGCAACAACGTCGCGATGAATGCGCTGGCGAAGGCGTACGCGAACCCGGCGAACAACGGCGCGCTGAAGATGGGCCGCGGCTACTCGGCGAACAGCGCGTTGACGCCGGCCGTGCGCGGCGACGGCTCGTCGGACAAGGTGGACGCATTCGTCGACAAGCTCGCCGCGCCGGCGCAGGCCGCGAGCGCCGCGACGGGCATTCCGGCGCGCTTCATCATCGGCCAGGCTGCGCTCGAATCGGGCTGGGGCAAGCGCGAGATCCGCAAGTCGGACGGCACGACGAGCCACAACATCTTCGGCATCAAGGCCTCGGACGACTGGAACGGTAAGACCGTCGCGACGGTCACGACTGAATACATCAACGGCCGCCCGCAGCGCGTGGTCGAGAAGTTCCGCGCGTACGATTCGTACGAGGAAGCGATGACCGACTACGCGAGCTTCCTGAAGTCGAACCCGCGTTATGCGCAGGTGATCAATTCGTCGCGTGACGTGAACGGCTTCGCGCAGGGCATGCAGCGCGCCGGTTACGCGACCGATCCGCACTACGCGAAGAAGCTGATTTCGATCATGCAGAAGATGGTGTGA
- a CDS encoding flagellar basal body P-ring protein FlgI — protein MRTFSFLRLTSVSGFAARAFAVVALACAALPVTTHVAHAERLKDLVQIQGVRDNPLIGYGLVVGLDGTGDQTTQTPFTTQTLANMLANLGISINSQQAGSNSSNNSLSSMQLKNVAAVMVTASLPAFARPGEAIDVTVSSLGNAKSLRGGTLLLTPLKGADGQVYALAQGNMAVGGAGASANGSKVQVNQLAAGRITGGALVERAVPTTISQAGTMQLDLNDMDYDTTQRITSAINNAFGFGTAVALDGRTIQLRAPTDPAQQVQFMAQLQNLDVKPGQAAAKVILNARTGSIVMNQMVTLQTCAVAHGNLSVVVNTQPVVSQPGAFSNGQTVVAQQSQIALKQDNGALKMVSAGANLADVVKALNALGATPADLMSILQAMKAAGALRADLEII, from the coding sequence ATGCGTACCTTCTCTTTCCTCCGCCTGACGTCCGTTTCCGGTTTCGCGGCACGCGCCTTCGCCGTGGTCGCGCTCGCGTGCGCCGCGCTGCCCGTCACGACGCACGTCGCCCATGCGGAACGCCTGAAGGACCTCGTGCAGATCCAGGGCGTGCGCGACAACCCGCTGATCGGCTATGGCCTCGTCGTCGGTCTCGACGGCACGGGCGACCAGACCACGCAGACGCCTTTCACGACGCAGACGCTCGCGAACATGCTCGCGAACCTCGGCATCTCGATCAACAGCCAGCAGGCTGGCTCGAACTCCAGCAACAATTCGCTGTCGAGCATGCAGTTGAAGAACGTCGCCGCCGTGATGGTGACGGCATCACTGCCCGCGTTCGCGCGGCCCGGCGAAGCGATCGACGTCACCGTGTCGTCGCTCGGCAATGCCAAGAGCCTGCGTGGCGGCACGCTGCTGCTCACGCCGCTCAAGGGCGCGGACGGCCAGGTGTATGCGCTCGCGCAGGGCAACATGGCCGTCGGCGGCGCGGGTGCCAGCGCGAACGGCAGCAAGGTGCAGGTCAACCAGCTCGCGGCGGGCCGCATCACGGGCGGCGCGCTCGTCGAGCGCGCGGTGCCGACCACGATTTCGCAGGCGGGCACGATGCAGCTTGACCTGAACGACATGGACTACGACACGACGCAGCGCATCACGTCGGCGATCAACAACGCGTTCGGCTTCGGCACGGCGGTCGCGCTCGACGGCCGCACGATCCAGCTGCGCGCCCCGACCGATCCGGCGCAGCAGGTGCAGTTCATGGCGCAGTTGCAGAACCTCGACGTGAAGCCCGGGCAGGCCGCCGCGAAGGTGATTCTGAACGCGCGCACCGGTTCGATCGTGATGAACCAGATGGTGACGCTGCAGACTTGCGCCGTCGCGCACGGCAATCTGTCCGTGGTCGTCAACACGCAACCGGTGGTGAGCCAGCCGGGCGCGTTCTCGAATGGTCAGACGGTCGTCGCGCAGCAGTCGCAGATCGCGCTGAAGCAGGACAACGGCGCGCTCAAGATGGTGAGCGCGGGCGCGAATCTCGCGGACGTCGTGAAGGCGCTCAACGCGCTCGGCGCAACGCCCGCAGATCTGATGTCGATTCTCCAGGCCATGAAGGCAGCCGGTGCGCTGCGAGCCGATCTCGAGATCATCTAA
- the flgH gene encoding flagellar basal body L-ring protein FlgH, producing MSHFIRTQIPLRSARAVSMLAGAGVLAAALGGCALVPREPITQQPMTAVPPPPPSLQTPGSIFNPGYAGRPLFEDQRPRNVGDILTIVISENINATKSSGANTNRNGETKFGVPTAGFLGGLFGKVNLDATGANTFKATGGANASNTFSGVITVTVIGVQPNGNLLVSGEKQMLINQGNEFVRFSGVVNPNTISSLNAVYSTQVADAKIEYSAKGYINESQDMSWLQRFFLNVAPF from the coding sequence ATGTCGCACTTCATTCGAACCCAGATTCCTCTGCGCAGCGCGCGGGCAGTGTCGATGCTCGCTGGCGCTGGCGTGCTCGCAGCCGCGCTCGGCGGCTGCGCGCTCGTGCCGAGGGAGCCGATCACCCAGCAACCGATGACGGCCGTGCCGCCGCCGCCGCCGTCGCTGCAAACGCCCGGCTCGATCTTCAACCCGGGTTACGCTGGCCGGCCGCTGTTCGAAGACCAGCGCCCGCGCAATGTCGGCGACATCCTGACCATCGTCATCTCCGAAAACATCAACGCGACGAAGTCGTCGGGTGCGAACACGAACCGCAACGGCGAGACCAAGTTCGGCGTGCCGACGGCAGGCTTTCTGGGCGGTCTGTTCGGCAAGGTGAACCTCGACGCGACGGGTGCCAACACGTTCAAGGCAACGGGCGGCGCCAATGCGTCGAACACGTTCAGCGGCGTGATCACCGTCACGGTGATCGGCGTGCAGCCGAACGGCAATCTGCTCGTGAGCGGCGAAAAGCAGATGCTGATCAACCAGGGCAATGAGTTCGTGCGTTTCTCGGGAGTCGTCAATCCGAACACGATCAGCAGCCTGAACGCGGTTTACTCAACCCAGGTCGCGGACGCGAAGATTGAATACTCGGCCAAGGGCTATATCAATGAATCCCAGGACATGAGCTGGCTGCAACGATTCTTCCTCAACGTCGCGCCGTTCTGA
- the flgG gene encoding flagellar basal-body rod protein FlgG, which translates to MNRSLYIAATGMNAQQAQMDTISNNLANVSTNGFKGSRAVFEDLLYQTIRQPGANSTQQTELPSGIQLGTGVQQVATERLYTQGNLQQTGNSKDVAINGQGFFQVQMPDGTTAYTRDGSFQTNAQGQLVTSSGYQVLPAITIPQNATSLTIGSDGVVSVTTAGSTATTQIGSLQVATFINPTGLDAKGENLFQETTSSGTPNVATPGLNGAGTLNQGYVEASNVNVVQELVNMIQTQRAYEINSKAVTTSDQMLQTLSQMPV; encoded by the coding sequence GTGAACCGCTCACTCTATATCGCCGCCACGGGCATGAATGCGCAACAGGCGCAGATGGACACGATTTCGAACAACCTCGCGAACGTCAGCACGAACGGCTTCAAGGGCTCGCGCGCGGTGTTCGAAGACCTGCTGTATCAGACGATCCGCCAGCCGGGCGCGAACTCGACGCAGCAGACGGAACTGCCGTCGGGCATCCAGCTCGGCACGGGCGTGCAGCAGGTCGCGACCGAGCGTCTGTACACGCAGGGCAACCTGCAGCAGACGGGCAATTCGAAGGACGTCGCGATCAACGGCCAGGGCTTCTTCCAGGTGCAGATGCCGGACGGCACGACCGCGTACACGCGCGACGGCTCCTTCCAGACCAACGCACAGGGCCAGCTCGTTACGTCCAGCGGCTATCAGGTGCTGCCCGCGATCACGATTCCGCAGAACGCGACGTCGCTCACGATCGGTAGCGACGGCGTGGTGTCGGTGACGACGGCGGGTTCGACGGCGACGACGCAGATCGGCTCGTTGCAGGTCGCCACGTTCATCAACCCGACCGGTCTCGACGCGAAGGGCGAAAACCTGTTCCAGGAAACAACCTCGTCGGGCACGCCAAACGTCGCGACGCCGGGTCTGAACGGCGCCGGCACGCTGAATCAGGGCTATGTCGAAGCATCGAACGTCAACGTCGTGCAGGAACTGGTGAACATGATCCAGACCCAGCGCGCGTACGAAATCAACAGCAAGGCCGTGACGACGTCCGACCAGATGCTGCAGACGCTCAGCCAGATGCCGGTTTAA
- the flgF gene encoding flagellar basal-body rod protein FlgF translates to MDRLIYTAMSGASQALEQQAVVANNLANTSTTGFKAQLATFRAVPMAFGDGSTIQNDTTRTFVLSSTPTADYTPGPIQQTGNPLDVAIQGPGWLSVLTPDGQEAYTRAGNLHVDANGQLVTASNMQVVGGGGPIAVPPGAEVTIGNDGTISALMPGDPATTIALVDQLKLVNPAPGSLTHGDDGLYHTTDGNPADADPAVKVAAGALEGSNVNPVAAMVSMITNARQFQMQTKMIESADQNEQSANKLLSFS, encoded by the coding sequence ATGGACCGGCTCATATACACCGCGATGTCGGGCGCTTCCCAGGCGCTCGAACAGCAGGCCGTGGTCGCGAACAACCTCGCGAACACCTCGACCACGGGCTTCAAGGCCCAGCTCGCGACGTTCCGCGCCGTGCCGATGGCGTTCGGCGACGGCAGCACGATTCAGAACGACACCACGCGCACTTTCGTGCTGTCGTCGACGCCCACCGCGGACTACACGCCGGGCCCGATCCAGCAGACGGGCAATCCGCTCGACGTCGCGATCCAGGGTCCGGGCTGGCTGTCGGTGCTGACGCCCGACGGCCAGGAAGCGTACACGCGCGCGGGCAACCTGCACGTCGATGCAAACGGTCAGCTCGTCACGGCCAGCAACATGCAGGTGGTGGGTGGCGGCGGTCCGATTGCCGTGCCGCCCGGTGCGGAAGTGACGATCGGCAACGACGGCACGATCTCGGCGCTGATGCCGGGCGATCCCGCCACGACGATTGCGCTCGTCGATCAGCTGAAGCTGGTGAATCCCGCGCCCGGCAGCCTCACGCACGGCGACGATGGCCTCTATCACACGACTGACGGCAATCCCGCCGACGCCGATCCCGCCGTCAAGGTCGCGGCAGGCGCACTCGAAGGCAGCAACGTGAATCCGGTCGCGGCGATGGTCTCGATGATCACCAACGCCCGCCAGTTCCAGATGCAGACCAAGATGATCGAGTCCGCTGACCAGAACGAGCAGTCGGCCAACAAGTTGCTGAGCTTCAGCTAA